The Sulfurovum riftiae DNA segment GAAGAGCTGTGGAGACTGAGGAAGGGCATAGAACTCACCGCCGTGTACACGGCTTGGTACCAGGTAGTCCCTCGCACCTTCGGGTGTGGACTTTGTCAGGATCGGTGTTTCCACTTCAAGGAAACCGAGTTCATCGAGTGCATTTCTTGTAGCAATGGTCGCCTTGGAACGGAGTTTGAAAATGTCGTAGGCTTTCTGCGTTCTGAGTTCAAGATAACGGTACTTGAGTTTGATCTCTTCATTGACCTTCTCATCGTTAAGCTCAAAAGGCATCGGCTTGGAGCGGTTCTCGATGACAAGAGAGTCAACGACCATTTCGACCTTTCCGGTTTTAAGATTGGGGTTTTCAAGCCCTTCTCCTCTGGCACGGATCTTGCCGGTCGCGATAAGCACGAACTGGTCTCTGACTTCATCGGCTACTTTATGGGCATCGACATTGTCTGCCGGGTCACAGACGAGCTGTACGACTTCGTCTTTGTCCCTAAGGTCGATAAAGATGACCCCGCCATGGTCTCTACGGCTGGCAACCCAACCTGCTACGGTGACTGTCTCACCGATCTGTTCTTCATTTATTTCAGCACAATAATGTGTTCTCATCAAATATCCTATCTGTTTATAATGCCGCGATTATAGCCAAAAGTAGTTTAGGGTTACGTTCAGTTATGAAAGCAGGTAGTCCTTTTCCCAGAAGAATTCGATCCATTCATCGGTCTCGTAAAGGGCGAAATCGGGTTGGATCGCAGCAGTTTTTTTATAGTAGATCGAAGCGATCCGGAATTCGATATCGGGGAAGTGGCCCTGCAGGTAGGTAAGTACCTCTTTGACGGTCTCTCCACTGTCTACGATGTCGTCCATAAGCAGTACCTTTTTGGCTTTTCCCAGATCGGGGACATTGAACACTTC contains these protein-coding regions:
- a CDS encoding phosphoribosyltransferase; translated protein: MVYYSYEKFVDDVKKLVRLTREYEPDTLIAIARGGWTLGHAYASATDNRQLMSINSILYEGDRKGKHCEVFNVPDLGKAKKVLLMDDIVDSGETVKEVLTYLQGHFPDIEFRIASIYYKKTAAIQPDFALYETDEWIEFFWEKDYLLS